A genomic window from Triticum urartu cultivar G1812 chromosome 7, Tu2.1, whole genome shotgun sequence includes:
- the LOC125523668 gene encoding very-long-chain 3-oxoacyl-CoA reductase 1-like — MAASVWFFFSLASLGALHVFAVSVRLLASLAPCLRRPKDLRRRYGEWAVVTGPTSGIGRSMSLELARRGLNLVLVGRDPAKLRDVSETISRAHAVQTKTVLFDFSLVSTAQGDEAMRRLREAVAGLDVGVLVNNAGVAKPGAVYMHEVGVEAWARMIRVNVLALTEVTAAVLPGMVRRGRGAVVNMGSGSASVLPSFPLYSVYAGTKRYVAEFSTSLAVEYGNSGIDVQCQAPFLVETNMVSSAVKASLISQFVLTPDGYARAAVRWIGHGTLCVPNVAHRLQGWFVGLFPDFGTDAYRLEYNLRQRAILRRVKPWRKSQASSPVPAKDEVGVGVRSD; from the exons ATGGCTGCGTCCGTATGGTTCTTCTTCTCGCTGGCATCGCTCGGTGCCCTCCATGTTTTCGCCGTCAGTGTCCGCCTCCTTGCCAGCCTCGCGCCCTGCCTGCGCCGGCCCAAGGATCTCCGGCGCAGGTACGGCGAGTGGGCCGTCGTCACCGGCCCGACGTCAGGCATCGGACGCTCCATGTCCCTGGAGCTCGCGCGGCGTGGCCTCAACCTCGTCCTCGTCGGCCGTGACCCCGCCAAGCTCCGGGACGTCTCCGAGACCATCTCCAGGGCTCACGCCGTGCAGACCAAGACCGTGCTGTTCGATTTCTCCCTCGTCTCCACCGCGCAAG GGGACGAGGCGATGCGGCGGCTCCGGGAGGCCGTGGCGGGGCTGGACGTAGGGGTGCTGGTGAACAACGCTGGGGTGGCGAAGCCGGGCGCGGTGTACATGCACGAGGTGGGCGTGGAGGCGTGGGCGAGGATGATACGGGTGAACGTGCTGGCGCTGACGGAGGTGACGGCGGCGGTGCTGCCGGGGATGGTGCGGCGGGGCAGGGGCGCCGTCGTGAACATGGGCTCGGGGTCGGCGTCCGTGCTCCCCTCCTTCCCGCTCTACTCCGTCTATGCCGGCACCAAACGGTACGTCGCCGAGTTCTCCACGAGCCTCGCCGTGGAGTACGGGAACTCAGGCATCGACGTGCAGTGCCAG GCCCCGTTCCTGGTGGAGACGAACATGGTGTCGAGTGCCGTGAAGGCCAGCTTAATCTCGCAGTTCGTGCTGACTCCGGACGGCTACGCGCGCGCGGCGGTGCGCTGGATCGGGCACGGCACGCTCTGCGTGCCCAACGTCGCCCACCGATTGCAGGGGTGGTTCGTCGGCCTCTTCCCGGACTTCGGCACAGACGCGTATCGCCTGGAGTATAATCTGCGGCAGAGGGCCATCCTTCGGAGGGTCAAGCCGTGGAGGAAATCGCAGGCGAGCTCTCCTGTTCCTGCCAAGGACGAGGTTGGTGTTGGTGTTCGGTCGGATTAA